A stretch of the Oncorhynchus clarkii lewisi isolate Uvic-CL-2024 chromosome 9, UVic_Ocla_1.0, whole genome shotgun sequence genome encodes the following:
- the LOC139416739 gene encoding uncharacterized protein has product MTSLTSVIKDLYRIGRNCLSSYCTVLSRLCRAHAQMVALEMSKRFSISHNINNKAHHSKEEDHVRSLPSMAAQTENGFLHLKQYLKEMSSMRKALNTGRPLVICLRDQDRLPPLPKKTSPRSTNDKIAADIECTMSIKQHAPAEEEILRRIKFRRDEHIIEKLQWIYKILCGLTNMRNRDLKTLLPLASGYVNIIMKDTDKTNVLLKNSQRCLIPFAPEDMNINPDLWESLINHQDQEPKSPSAKFAGCKPVQLGLRRKAGLKEVENETGDLPPWLNLLLDENTTYEKDPQKPKNRHDMLERVRTKFIEIQRSMNNQMETDMLEKKIHREERMRTLLDALMASRKETSLPMLLSSLKHELREPKSALLFWYEILKSDVSELSDDRDFEYRTILQKIGQFHNFSHKKLPYSKEKLCLLVLSLPSNQLLQPAMQDALMFLTENVFQLLPRQLKHWYQYLKLPFYDAS; this is encoded by the exons atgacatcgctTACAAGTGTGATAAAGGATTTATATCGGATAGGCAGAAACTGcttatcttcatactgtactgttttaTCTCGTTTGTGCCGCGCGCATGCTCAGATGGTGGCCTTGGAGATGTCGAAAAGGTTTAGCATTAGCCATAATATAAATAACAAAGCACACCACAGCAAAG AGGAGGACCATGTCAGATCTCTACCCTCCATGGCCGCACAAACTGAAAATGGGTTTTTACATCTGAAACAGTACCTCAAAGAGATGTCCTCCATGAGAAAAGCTTTGAACACAGGTCGTCCCTTGGTAATTTGCTTGAGGGACCAG GATAGACTTCCACCCCTACCAAAGAAAACCTCACCCAGATCTACTAATGACAAGATTGCTGCAG ATATAGAATGCACCATGTCAATAAAGCAGCATGCTCCAGCAGAAGAGGAAATATTAAG AAGGATAAAATTCAGGAGGGACGAGCACATAATAGAGAAGCTTCAGTGGATCTACAAGATACTTTGTGGCTTAACCAACATGAGGAATAGAGACCTGAAAACACTG TTGCCTCTTGCAAGTGGGTATGTGAACATCATCATGAAAGACACAGATAAAACCAATGTTCTTTTGAAGAACTCTCAGAG GTGTCTGATTCCATTTGCACCTGAGGACATGAACATCAACCCAGACTTGTGGGAGTCATTAATCAATCACCAAGACCAAG agCCAAAATCACCCTCCGCTAAGTTTGCTGG TTGTAAGCCTGTCCAGTTAGGACTCAGAAGGAAGGCAGGTCTAAAGGAGGTAGAGAATGAAACTGGGGACCTACCTCCTTGGTTGAACCTGCTCTTGGATGAGAACA CCACATATGAGAAGGATCCTCAGAA accaaagaacagacaTGATATGCTGGAACGTGTCAGAACAAAGTTCATCGAAATTCAGAGATCTATGAACAATCAGATGGAGACAGACATGTTAGAGAAGAAAAT acacagagaggagagaatgaggacTCTCCTGGATGCATTGATGGCCTCAAGGAAGGAGACAAGCCTACCTATGCTGCTCTCCTCACTAAAACATGAGCTCAGGGAACCAAAATCTGCGCTTTTATTTTG GTATGAAATCCTGAAGAGCGATGTCTCAGAATTGTCTGATGACAGGGACTTTGAGTACAGGACCATCCTGCAGAAGATTGGCCAATTCCACAACTTCTCTCACAAGAAGTTGCCCTACTCAAAG GAGAAATTGTgtctccttgttctctctctgccaTCGAATCAGCTTCTCCAACCAGCCATGCAAGATGCTCTGATGTTCCTCACTGAGAACGTCTTCCAGCTCCTACCCCGACAACTCAAGCACTGGTATCAGTATCTCAAACTGCCCTTTTATGACGCCTCCTGA